A genomic segment from Candidatus Pacearchaeota archaeon encodes:
- a CDS encoding KEOPS complex kinase/ATPase Bud32 has protein sequence MTDEKILARGAEAILIKKDNLLIKRRIKKSYRIPEIDERLRKLRTRAEGRIMKKLYGKINIPKIISDDEKNKEIIMEYIEGKKLSEHLDNFSLERQKKICEKIGNIVAILHENDIIHNDLTTSNMILKNNKIYFIDFGLSFFSKRIEDKAVDLHLFKQALESKHYKNFDSLWNSFLQGYKINKDFEKIMEQFKKVEKRGRYKH, from the coding sequence ATGACAGATGAAAAAATTCTTGCAAGAGGGGCAGAAGCAATTCTTATTAAAAAAGATAATTTGCTAATAAAAAGAAGAATAAAAAAATCTTATAGAATTCCAGAAATAGATGAAAGATTAAGAAAATTAAGAACAAGAGCAGAAGGAAGAATAATGAAAAAACTTTATGGAAAAATAAATATTCCTAAAATTATCTCTGATGATGAAAAAAATAAAGAGATAATTATGGAATATATAGAAGGAAAAAAATTATCAGAGCATTTAGATAACTTTTCTTTAGAAAGACAAAAAAAGATATGTGAAAAAATTGGAAATATAGTTGCAATACTACATGAAAATGATATTATTCATAATGATTTAACAACAAGCAACATGATATTAAAAAATAATAAAATTTATTTTATTGATTTTGGTTTATCTTTTTTCAGCAAAAGAATAGAGGATAAAGCAGTAGATTTGCATTTGTTTAAACAAGCTCTTGAATCAAAGCATTACAAAAATTTTGATTCTCTTTGGAATTCTTTTTTGCAAGGTTATAAAATTAATAAAGATTTTGAAAAAATAATGGAACAATTTAAAAAAGTAGAAAAAAGAGGAAGATACAAACATTGA
- a CDS encoding DHH family phosphoesterase, which translates to MKNEIKNIANIFLEKIKNSRAYIITHFDTDGITSAAIFSLFLKKIDVPFKIKIVPYLEKEFIKNLNKETKEKDIIIFLDLGSSYIEELENLNKDVFILDHHETEKRKKYERVFFINPHLFGQEQISAAGLCYFFSKALNKEDKEMANLAVIGMVGDVLEREISKMNNEILNDAEVVIKKGLMLYPSTRPINKTLEYSNIFIPGVTGDSLGVIRLLNECGIKKENGSYKTLLELNKEEVSKLITSILLRTNIEEKELIGNIYLIKFFNKLSDARDISSMINACSRLGYSETALLLCLQKEKAIKKAEEIYAKYKQEIINGLQFIQENKIEGKNYIIINAKSRIRSSLIGTITSILIHSISKEKDLIIVGMAYDSKNIKVSVRVSNGLKEINAKEILEKIVKVVGGEYGGHKKAAGCIINKNDEDKFLEILKKNLEIEVIKI; encoded by the coding sequence ATGAAGAATGAAATAAAAAATATAGCAAATATTTTTTTAGAAAAAATAAAAAATAGTAGAGCTTATATAATAACCCACTTTGATACCGATGGAATTACTTCTGCTGCTATATTTTCTCTTTTTCTGAAAAAAATTGATGTACCTTTTAAGATAAAAATAGTTCCTTATCTAGAAAAAGAATTTATAAAAAATTTAAATAAAGAAACTAAAGAAAAAGATATTATAATTTTTTTAGATTTAGGCAGCTCTTATATAGAAGAATTAGAAAACTTAAACAAAGATGTTTTTATTTTAGATCATCATGAAACTGAAAAAAGGAAAAAATACGAGAGGGTTTTTTTTATTAATCCCCATCTTTTCGGTCAAGAGCAAATAAGTGCTGCTGGTCTATGTTATTTTTTTTCAAAGGCATTAAATAAAGAAGATAAAGAAATGGCAAATCTTGCTGTTATAGGTATGGTTGGAGATGTCTTAGAAAGAGAGATAAGTAAAATGAATAATGAAATATTGAATGATGCTGAAGTAGTAATAAAAAAAGGATTAATGCTTTATCCTTCAACAAGGCCGATTAATAAAACTTTGGAATATTCAAACATATTTATACCAGGAGTTACAGGAGATTCTTTAGGTGTGATTAGATTATTAAATGAATGTGGAATAAAAAAAGAAAACGGATCTTATAAAACTTTACTAGAATTGAATAAAGAAGAAGTTTCTAAATTGATAACATCTATATTATTAAGAACAAATATAGAAGAAAAAGAATTAATAGGAAATATCTATTTAATAAAATTTTTTAATAAATTAAGTGATGCTAGAGATATAAGTTCAATGATAAATGCTTGTTCTAGATTAGGTTATAGTGAAACTGCTCTTTTGCTATGTTTACAAAAAGAAAAAGCTATAAAAAAAGCAGAAGAAATATATGCTAAATACAAACAAGAAATAATTAACGGCTTACAATTTATACAAGAAAATAAAATTGAAGGAAAAAATTATATTATAATAAATGCAAAAAGTAGAATAAGAAGTTCATTAATTGGAACAATAACAAGTATATTAATTCATTCTATAAGCAAAGAAAAAGATTTAATTATTGTTGGAATGGCTTACGATTCAAAAAATATTAAAGTTTCTGTAAGAGTCTCTAATGGATTAAAAGAAATAAATGCTAAAGAAATTTTAGAAAAAATTGTTAAAGTGGTTGGTGGCGAGTATGGCGGCCACAAAAAAGCTGCTGGTTGTATAATTAATAAAAATGATGAAGATAAATTTTTAGAAATTTTAAAGAAGAATCTTGAGATAGAAGTCATAAAGATTTAA
- a CDS encoding S1 RNA-binding domain-containing protein, with the protein MEENDLVMCVVEKIEGTAVFVKINNNIDGTINFSEIAAGRIRNIRDYVFPGKRIVCKVLRINPNGVINLSLRRVTEKERKDFLEKYQKENASINIIKKIALSEADKIISEIKKENENIYEFLQKSKENPSLLDKYFTKEQANEILEILKEKKEKEKEIKKNFYLKTKRSDGIEVIKKILFPYKDYIIYLGSSKFRIAKKSSNYKQTEKEIDSMLESIEKEAKKEKCEFLIEK; encoded by the coding sequence ATGGAAGAAAATGATCTTGTTATGTGTGTCGTAGAAAAAATAGAAGGAACAGCAGTATTTGTAAAAATAAATAACAACATAGATGGCACTATAAACTTTTCTGAAATTGCAGCTGGAAGAATAAGAAATATAAGAGATTACGTATTTCCTGGAAAAAGAATAGTATGTAAGGTATTAAGAATTAATCCAAATGGTGTAATAAATTTAAGTTTGAGAAGGGTAACAGAAAAAGAGAGAAAAGATTTTTTAGAAAAATATCAAAAGGAAAATGCTTCTATTAATATAATAAAAAAAATAGCTTTAAGTGAAGCTGATAAAATAATTTCTGAAATAAAAAAAGAAAATGAAAATATATATGAATTTTTACAAAAATCGAAAGAAAACCCTTCTCTTTTAGATAAATATTTTACAAAAGAACAAGCAAATGAAATATTAGAAATATTAAAAGAAAAAAAAGAAAAGGAAAAAGAGATAAAGAAAAATTTTTATCTTAAAACTAAAAGAAGTGACGGAATAGAAGTTATAAAAAAAATATTATTTCCTTATAAAGATTATATAATTTATTTAGGATCTTCTAAATTTAGAATAGCAAAAAAATCCTCTAATTACAAACAAACAGAAAAAGAAATAGATTCTATGTTAGAAAGTATAGAAAAAGAAGCAAAAAAAGAAAAATGCGAATTCTTAATTGAAAAATGA
- a CDS encoding nucleolar RNA-binding Nop10p family protein, whose product MKMKKCLKCNIYTLKNNCPKCNNKTISAHYKFIKIIINE is encoded by the coding sequence ATGAAGATGAAAAAATGTTTAAAATGTAATATTTATACTCTAAAGAATAATTGCCCAAAATGTAATAATAAAACTATATCTGCTCATTATAAATTTATAAAAATAATTATTAATGAATAA